Proteins from a single region of Apium graveolens cultivar Ventura chromosome 7, ASM990537v1, whole genome shotgun sequence:
- the LOC141670817 gene encoding NAC domain-containing protein 86-like, whose protein sequence is MAPVSLPPGFRFHPTDEELVAYYLKRKINGGKIELEVIREVDLYKCEPWDLPGKSLLPSKDLEWYFFSPRDRKYPNGSRTNRATRAGYWKATGKDRKVNSQMRAVGMKKTLVYYRGRAPHGLRSDWVMHEYRLDERECETASGLQMQDAYALCRIFKKSLNAPKVEDHNYNVSVNHNSSRHAPIYSEGRSEENMEISDYAMPPLSPYSSNNNLVRHGAPHCSGSRISTADTRWMQCLSDDSFSFTNPTFSDCNPSSYKPSKLECARMQQGLSLPPLQVHDFPQAGLGGLSNAPPSNNMYGNTAIYHQQDILDEIISVAQVSEEMMNQNSWIKENGTAEDDFSFLNHNQDQGMNIARSLEVTGSNEQFNNHKMAENLRWVGMSSNANDKTYLEDYKTVPIENISDFRRLEHDVKGETSTLMYNFNSFDDPEGNDDFSLGLLVDVNPDDCNFLIDDADLGDFSASPGLEVYEKIEVNQGLLVSTRQIPKTFFQKLHPSETVKVYLNPVELHNFPITKVLVTTTKPEDRYLLDKFKSLQPFRKIENPIISILAMMFTYFLQFSKFKGWNEIETENYDEEQKVGFMERMVGSSSVVVDKLWHCLSFALAISTIWMQHPVN, encoded by the exons ATGGCACCTGTTTCACTGCCTCCTGGTTTTCGATTTCATCCCACAGATGAAGAACTGGTGGCATACTACCTTAAAAGAAAAATCAACGGCGGCAAAATCGAGCTCGAGGTCATTCGAGAAGTTGATCTCTACAAGTGCGAGCCATGGGATTTGCCAG GGAAGTCATTGTTACCCAGCAAGGATCTAGAGTGGTATTTCTTTAGTCCTCGAGATCGGAAATACCCGAATGGTTCAAGGACTAATCGTGCTACAAGGGCCGGATATTGGAAAGCTACGGGGAAAGATCGGAAAGTTAATTCCCAAATGCGTGCCGTGGGTATGAAGAAAACCCTTGTTTATTATAGAGGGAGAGCTCCTCATGGCCTTCGATCTGATTGGGTTATGCATGAATACAGACTAGATGAAAGAGAATGTGAAACTGCCTCCGGCTTACAG ATGCAGGATGCTTACGCGCTGTGTCGGATTTTTAAGAAGAGTTTAAATGCACCAAAGGTTGAAGACCACAATTACAATGTCTCGGTAAATCATAATTCATCCAGACATGCCCCAATTTATTCTGAGGGAAGAAGTGAAGAAAATATGGAGATCTCGGACTATGCAATGCCGCCATTGTCACCATACTCATCCAACAACAATCTTGTCAGGCATGGTGCACCACATTGTTCAGGTAGCCGCATTAGTACTGCAGACACTAGGTGGATGCAGTGTTTGTCCGATGATTCATTTTCCTTTACAAATCCAACTTTCTCAGATTGCAATCCCAGTTCATATAAGCCATCAAAG TTGGAATGCGCGAGGATGCAACAGGGGCTCTCATTACCTCCACTGCAAGTTCATGATTTCCCACAGGCTGGATTGGGTGGCCTAAGTAACGCTCCTCCGTCAAACAATATGTATGGAAACACAGCCATTTATCATCAACAAGATATTCTGGATGAAATTATTTCTGTGGCCCAAGTTTCCGAGGAAATGATGAATCAGAATTCATGGATTAAAGAAAATGGTACTGCTGAAGATGATTTCAGTTTTTTAAATCATAACCAAGATCAAGGCATGAATATTGCTAGGTCCCTAGAGGTCACCGGATCAAATGAGCAATTCAATAATCACAAAATGGCTGAGAACCTGCGATGGGTTGGAATGTCGAGCAATGCCAATGATAAG ACTTACCTCGAAGACTACAAGACTGTTCCCATAGAAAACATATCAGATTTCCGAAGACTGGAGCATGACGTTAAAG GTGAAACAAGTACTCTAATGTACAACTTTAATTCCTTTGATGATCCGGAAGGAAACGATGATTTCTCACTTGGATTACTGGTCGACGTCAATCCAGACGATTGCAACTTTTTAATAGATGACGCGGACTTGGGTGATTTCTCGGCTTCTCCAGGCCTTGAAGTTTACGAGAAGATTGAAGTAAACCAAGGTCTACTAGTTTCTACGCGTCAAATTCCAAAAACATTCTTCCAAAAGTTGCATCCTTCCGAGACAGTTAAGGTCTATTTAAATCCTGTGGAACTCCATAACTTTCCCATAACAAAAGTACTAGTTACAACAACAAAACCGGAGGACAGATATCTGCTCGACAAGTTCAAATCTTTGCAGCCATTCAGAAAAATAGAGAATCCTATTATCAGCATTCTTGCAATGATGTTTACGTACTTCCtacaattttcaaaatttaaaggTTGGAATGAAATCGAGACGGAGAATTATGATGAAGAACAAAAGGTTGGTTTTATGGAAAGAATGGTAGGAAGCAGCAGTGTTGTTGTGGACAAGTTATGGCATTGTCTCTCCTTTGCTTTGGCTATATCTACCATCTGGATGCAGCATCCGGTTAATTAA